In one Pseudomonas sp. SCA2728.1_7 genomic region, the following are encoded:
- the ugpC gene encoding sn-glycerol-3-phosphate ABC transporter ATP-binding protein UgpC, whose amino-acid sequence MATLELRNVNKTYGAGLPDTLKNIELSIKEGEFLILVGPSGCGKSTLMNCIAGLETITGGAIMIGDQDVSGMSPKDRDIAMVFQSYALYPTMSVRENIEFGLKIRKMPQAAIDEEVARVAKLLQIEHLLNRKPGQLSGGQQQRVAMGRALARRPKIYLFDEPLSNLDAKLRVEMRTEMKLMHQRLKTTTVYVTHDQIEAMTLGDKVAVMKDGIIQQFGTPKEIYNDPANLFVASFIGSPPMNFIPLRLQRKDGRLLALLDSGQARCELPMSMQDAGLEDREVILGLRPEQIVLANGEGNGLPSIRAEVQVTEPTGPDTLVFVNLNETKVCCRLAPDVAPQVGENLTLQFDPSKVLLFDAKTGERLGTAGQPQTDARSANVAQFKGR is encoded by the coding sequence ATGGCAACGCTCGAACTTCGCAACGTCAACAAGACCTATGGTGCCGGCCTGCCGGACACCCTGAAGAACATCGAACTGTCGATCAAGGAAGGAGAATTCCTGATCCTCGTCGGCCCGTCGGGCTGCGGAAAATCGACCCTGATGAACTGCATCGCCGGTCTGGAAACCATCACCGGTGGCGCGATCATGATCGGCGATCAGGACGTCAGTGGCATGAGCCCGAAGGATCGCGACATCGCCATGGTGTTCCAGTCCTACGCGCTGTACCCGACCATGAGCGTGCGCGAGAACATCGAATTCGGCCTGAAGATTCGCAAGATGCCTCAGGCGGCGATCGACGAAGAAGTCGCGCGCGTGGCCAAGCTGTTGCAAATCGAACACCTGCTCAATCGCAAGCCGGGTCAGCTTTCCGGTGGTCAGCAACAGCGCGTGGCGATGGGCCGTGCGCTGGCGCGTCGGCCGAAGATCTATCTGTTCGACGAACCACTGTCCAACCTCGACGCCAAGCTGCGCGTCGAGATGCGCACCGAAATGAAACTGATGCACCAGCGCCTGAAAACCACCACGGTCTACGTGACCCACGACCAGATCGAAGCGATGACCCTGGGCGACAAGGTGGCGGTGATGAAGGACGGCATCATCCAGCAGTTCGGCACGCCAAAAGAGATCTACAACGATCCGGCCAACCTGTTCGTGGCGAGCTTCATCGGTTCGCCGCCGATGAACTTCATCCCGCTGCGTCTGCAACGCAAGGACGGTCGTCTGCTGGCGCTGCTCGACAGCGGCCAGGCGCGTTGCGAGTTGCCGATGAGCATGCAGGACGCCGGGCTTGAAGATCGCGAAGTGATCCTCGGCCTGCGCCCGGAGCAGATCGTTTTGGCGAACGGCGAGGGCAATGGTCTGCCGAGCATTCGTGCTGAAGTGCAGGTGACCGAGCCGACTGGTCCGGACACGCTGGTGTTCGTCAATTTGAATGAAACCAAAGTCTGCTGCCGTCTGGCGCCGGACGTGGCACCGCAGGTGGGCGAGAACCTGACGCTGCAATTCGATCCGTCGAAAGTGTTGTTGTTCGATGCCAAGACTGGCGAACGCCTCGGCACTGCCGGGCAACCACAGACCGATGCGCGGTCTGCGAACGTGGCGCAATTCAAAGGCCGCTGA
- a CDS encoding carbohydrate ABC transporter permease produces the protein MTSLAAKPAISLSRIAIYAVLILAVLLYLVPLVVMLLTSFKTPEDISTGNLLSWPTVVSGIGWVKAWATVDGYFWNSIKITVPAVIISTAIGALNGYVLSFWRFRGSQLFFGLLLFGCFLPFQTVLLPASFTLGKMGLASTTTGLVFIHVVYGLAFTTLFFRNYYVSIPDALVKAARLDGAGFFTIFRRIILPMSTPIIMVCLIWQFTQIWNDFLFGVVFSSGDSQPITVALNNLVNTSTGAKEYNVDMAAAMIAGLPTLLVYVVAGKYFVRGLTAGAVKG, from the coding sequence ATGACTAGTCTCGCTGCCAAACCTGCTATCAGCCTGAGTCGCATCGCGATCTACGCGGTGCTGATCCTCGCCGTACTGCTTTATCTGGTGCCGCTGGTGGTGATGTTGCTGACCAGTTTCAAGACCCCGGAAGACATCAGCACCGGCAACCTGCTGAGCTGGCCGACCGTGGTCAGCGGCATCGGCTGGGTCAAGGCCTGGGCCACGGTTGACGGTTACTTCTGGAACTCGATCAAGATCACCGTTCCGGCGGTAATTATCTCCACCGCCATCGGTGCGTTGAACGGTTACGTGCTGTCGTTCTGGCGTTTCCGCGGTTCGCAGTTGTTCTTCGGTCTGCTGTTGTTCGGCTGCTTCCTGCCGTTCCAGACCGTGCTGCTGCCGGCCTCGTTCACCCTCGGCAAAATGGGTCTGGCGAGTACCACTACCGGTCTGGTGTTTATCCATGTGGTTTACGGTCTGGCGTTCACCACGCTGTTCTTCCGTAACTACTACGTGAGCATTCCGGATGCGCTGGTGAAAGCTGCACGTCTGGATGGCGCGGGTTTCTTCACGATTTTCCGCCGCATCATTCTGCCGATGTCGACGCCGATCATCATGGTCTGCCTGATCTGGCAATTCACCCAGATCTGGAACGACTTCCTGTTCGGTGTGGTGTTCTCCAGCGGTGATTCGCAACCGATCACTGTGGCGTTGAACAACCTGGTCAACACCAGCACCGGCGCCAAGGAATACAACGTTGATATGGCAGCGGCGATGATCGCCGGCCTGCCGACCCTGCTGGTCTATGTGGTCGCAGGCAAGTATTTCGTGCGCGGGCTGACGGCCGGCGCAGTCAAGGGGTAA
- a CDS encoding sugar ABC transporter permease: MSSVAVFSKASPFDALQRWLPKLVLAPSMFIVLVGFYGYILWTFVLSFTTSTFLPNYKWAGLAQYARLFDNDRWWVASKNLAVFGGMFIGITLVIGVLLAVFLDQRIRREGFIRTIYLYPMALSMIVTGTAWKWLLNPGMGLDKLLRDWGWEGFRLDWLIDPDRVVYCLVIAAVWQASGFIMAMFLAGLRGVDQSIIRAAQIDGASMPTIYWKVVLPSLRPVFFSAVMILAHIAIKSFDLVAAMTAGGPGYSSDLPAMFMYSFTFSRGQMGMGSASAILMLGAILAIIVPYLYSELRTKRND, encoded by the coding sequence ATGAGTTCTGTTGCTGTGTTCAGCAAGGCCTCGCCGTTCGATGCATTGCAACGCTGGCTACCCAAACTGGTGCTGGCGCCGAGCATGTTCATCGTGCTGGTGGGCTTCTATGGCTACATCCTGTGGACGTTCGTGCTGTCGTTCACCACCTCGACTTTCCTGCCTAACTACAAGTGGGCCGGTCTGGCGCAATACGCGCGGTTGTTCGACAACGATCGCTGGTGGGTCGCGAGCAAAAACCTCGCGGTGTTCGGCGGTATGTTCATCGGCATCACCTTGGTGATCGGCGTGTTGCTGGCGGTGTTCCTCGACCAGCGCATCCGTCGCGAAGGCTTTATCCGCACCATTTACCTGTACCCGATGGCGCTCTCGATGATCGTTACCGGTACCGCGTGGAAATGGCTGCTCAACCCGGGCATGGGCCTGGATAAATTGTTGCGTGACTGGGGCTGGGAAGGCTTCCGTCTCGACTGGCTGATCGACCCTGATCGCGTGGTTTACTGCCTGGTGATCGCCGCTGTCTGGCAAGCCTCGGGCTTCATCATGGCGATGTTCCTCGCCGGCCTGCGTGGCGTTGATCAATCGATTATCCGCGCTGCACAGATCGATGGCGCGAGCATGCCGACGATCTACTGGAAAGTGGTGCTGCCAAGCCTGCGTCCGGTGTTCTTCAGTGCGGTGATGATTCTGGCGCACATCGCGATCAAGAGCTTCGACCTGGTCGCGGCGATGACCGCTGGTGGCCCGGGTTATTCCTCCGACCTGCCGGCGATGTTCATGTATTCCTTCACCTTCAGTCGCGGCCAGATGGGCATGGGCTCGGCCAGTGCGATTCTGATGCTCGGTGCGATCCTCGCGATCATCGTGCCTTACCTGTATTCCGAGCTGAGGACCAAGCGCAATGACTAG